One Henriciella litoralis genomic window carries:
- a CDS encoding SDR family NAD(P)-dependent oxidoreductase — protein sequence MSGIFKSRVAVVTGAGSGIGRALAVELAKRGARLALSDINEAGVAETADLVADAGGEVDHAVLDVSDRAAFARYADAVLERFGGVNQLFNNAGVAPPNTTFQNTPADVFDRIMAINLDGVLTGTRLFLPHIIASGDGHVVNISSLNGFMAQPHMSPYVTSKFAVRGFSECLRMEMLHEGLPVEVTVVLPGGVATRIASNRAAEIEKLPPEKREAARERFKVYQEKLLTMPAETAAQEILSGMERGKRRIVLTSKAKNLDRLVRLLPEGYVKIVVRQMKKMFS from the coding sequence GTGAGCGGCATCTTCAAATCGCGTGTCGCTGTCGTCACAGGGGCAGGTAGCGGCATTGGCCGGGCGCTGGCTGTTGAGCTTGCCAAGCGGGGCGCGCGCCTCGCACTGAGTGACATTAACGAGGCCGGTGTCGCCGAGACCGCCGATTTGGTCGCCGATGCCGGCGGCGAGGTCGATCATGCGGTCCTTGACGTCTCGGACCGCGCCGCCTTCGCCAGATATGCCGATGCGGTCCTTGAGCGCTTTGGCGGCGTAAACCAGCTCTTCAACAATGCCGGCGTCGCCCCGCCGAATACCACCTTCCAGAACACACCCGCAGACGTCTTCGACCGGATCATGGCGATCAATCTGGACGGCGTGCTGACCGGCACCCGGCTCTTTCTGCCGCATATTATCGCCAGTGGTGACGGGCATGTGGTCAACATTTCCAGTCTCAACGGCTTCATGGCGCAGCCGCACATGTCGCCCTATGTGACCAGCAAGTTCGCCGTGCGTGGATTTTCCGAATGTCTGCGGATGGAGATGCTGCACGAGGGCCTGCCTGTAGAGGTCACGGTCGTCCTGCCGGGAGGTGTCGCGACCCGGATTGCCTCGAACCGGGCGGCCGAAATTGAAAAGCTGCCACCGGAAAAACGGGAAGCGGCGCGCGAGCGCTTCAAGGTCTATCAGGAGAAACTTCTGACGATGCCCGCTGAGACGGCCGCTCAGGAAATCCTGTCGGGCATGGAGCGGGGCAAGCGCCGCATTGTGCTCACCAGCAAGGCAAAGAACCTCGACCGCCTCGTCCGCCTGCTGCCCGAAGGCTACGTCAAAATCGTCGTCCGCCAGATGAAAAAGATGTTCAGCTGA